One Clostridia bacterium genomic region harbors:
- a CDS encoding MTH1187 family thiamine-binding protein, protein MPILEISVLPVGTPTSSISSYIADACKILEQRGLEYQVTPTCTVVEGELDQLLDVAREMHQAPFANGVNRVVTSMTIDHRQDRPMDLKKQVQSVTQELKM, encoded by the coding sequence GTGCCCATTCTTGAGATCAGCGTTTTACCGGTAGGTACTCCAACCTCCAGCATCTCCTCTTACATCGCCGATGCTTGTAAGATTCTTGAGCAACGGGGGCTGGAATATCAGGTAACCCCAACCTGTACGGTGGTAGAAGGGGAGCTGGACCAGCTGTTGGACGTGGCTAGGGAAATGCACCAGGCTCCGTTTGCCAATGGGGTGAACAGGGTGGTCACCTCCATGACCATTGATCACCGTCAAGATCGGCCTATGGATCTTAAGAAGCAGGTTCAGTCGGTTACCCAGGAATTGAAAATGTAA